TTGGGGCCGGTGGACGCACTGTGGGCGAGCCACTCGCTGCACCACATCGGCGACCAGCGCGCCGCACTCGCCGCGTTCGTGGCGGCCCTCGCGCCCGGCGGCACCCTGGCCCTCCTGGAGGGCGGGCTGCCCACCCGGTGCCTGCCGCGCGACACCGGGTTCGGCAGGCCGGGTCTGGAAGCCCGGCTGGACGCCATCGAGGAGGACTGGTTCGCCGACATGCGGGCCGAACTCCCGGGCAGCACACGGGAGTCGGAGGACTGGCCAGAGCTGCTGCGCGCCGTGGGCCTTTCCCACGTGACCAGCGACAGCTTCCTCCTGGACCTGCCCGCACCGCTGTCCGCGGCCGCCCGCGCCCATGTCGTCGGGCTGTTCTACCGCCGCCGCGAAAAGCTCGCCGCACGCCTCGGGCCCGAGGACGTCGAGAGCCTGGACCGCCTCCTCGACCCGGACGACGCCCGCGGACTGCTGCACCGCCAGGACCTCTTCCTGCTCAGCGCCCGCACCCTGCACCTGGGCACCAAGGAGCACCTGGGAACCAAGGAGCGGCCGGGCGAGGGGAGTTGAGGCACCGGGGCAGCGGAACGGCGCCGCCGTACCGGAGTACGGCGGCGCCGTGAAGCCGGGCCGGATGCCCCGGCGCCCGTCGGCTCGCGGGTCTCAGACCACGTCGAAGGTGGCCGGGTCGGGGCCGATGCGGCGCTCCTCGTTCAGCGCGCGGATCGCGGCGAGGTCCTCGTCGTCCAGCTCGAAGCTGAACACGTCGATGTTCTCCTTGATCCGCGAGGGCGTCACGGACTTGGGGATCGCCACGTTGCCGAGCTGAACGTGCCAGCGCAGGACGACCTGGGCGGGCGTACGGCCGTGCTTCT
This is a stretch of genomic DNA from Streptomyces sp. NA04227. It encodes these proteins:
- a CDS encoding trans-aconitate 2-methyltransferase, whose product is MTPDHSHGHSHTHLDWSVLGPVLERQAELSVPMLRRAAARLRERRPRPRRIIDAGSGPGVVSVLLAEEFPGCEVLAVDAEEELLVRARERAARSGLQTHISVHRAQLPEGLAALGPVDALWASHSLHHIGDQRAALAAFVAALAPGGTLALLEGGLPTRCLPRDTGFGRPGLEARLDAIEEDWFADMRAELPGSTRESEDWPELLRAVGLSHVTSDSFLLDLPAPLSAAARAHVVGLFYRRREKLAARLGPEDVESLDRLLDPDDARGLLHRQDLFLLSARTLHLGTKEHLGTKERPGEGS